The following are encoded in a window of Acidobacteriota bacterium genomic DNA:
- the rfaD gene encoding ADP-glyceromanno-heptose 6-epimerase, with product MVVVTGAAGFIGARLVQALRAQGLDVTSVDHGSHFDTRPEHADVEFGTRLEPERAVAWLQSLDAPPRAIVHLGACTDTREQDVAYLTRVNLRASQELWRYASDAGVPFIYASSAATYGAGEHGYDDDERLVPRLKPLNKYGESKQQFDLWALDEARAGAHPPAWCGLKFFNVYGFGERHKGPMASVVLHAYDQIAATGRVRLFRSHEPGVPDGHQARDFVFVDDVVDVLAWLVRQPTPRGIFNLGTGKARTFLDLARAVFAAVGQPERIDFIDTPEDVRRHYQYFTEARMDRLLAHGYARPFTTLEDGVASYVRSLRTHAAASAAAAGHRDRE from the coding sequence ATGGTCGTAGTCACGGGAGCGGCGGGGTTCATCGGCGCGCGGCTGGTGCAGGCGCTTCGTGCGCAGGGGCTGGACGTCACGTCCGTGGACCACGGCTCCCACTTCGACACCCGTCCCGAGCACGCGGACGTCGAGTTCGGCACCCGCCTCGAACCGGAGCGCGCGGTCGCCTGGCTCCAGTCGCTCGACGCGCCGCCCCGCGCGATCGTCCACCTCGGCGCGTGCACCGACACGCGGGAGCAGGACGTGGCGTACCTGACGCGCGTGAACCTCCGCGCGTCCCAGGAGCTCTGGCGTTACGCGTCGGACGCTGGCGTGCCGTTCATCTACGCGAGCAGCGCCGCCACCTACGGCGCCGGCGAGCACGGCTACGACGACGACGAGCGTCTCGTCCCGCGGCTAAAGCCGTTGAACAAGTACGGCGAGTCGAAGCAGCAGTTCGATCTCTGGGCGCTCGACGAAGCGCGCGCCGGCGCGCATCCGCCGGCCTGGTGCGGCCTGAAGTTCTTCAACGTGTACGGGTTCGGCGAGCGTCACAAGGGACCGATGGCGAGCGTCGTGCTGCACGCCTACGACCAGATCGCCGCGACCGGCCGGGTGCGGCTCTTCAGGAGCCACGAGCCGGGCGTGCCGGACGGCCACCAGGCCCGCGACTTCGTCTTCGTCGACGACGTCGTCGACGTGCTGGCCTGGCTCGTGAGGCAGCCCACGCCGCGCGGCATCTTCAATCTCGGCACCGGCAAGGCGCGCACGTTCCTCGACCTGGCCCGTGCCGTGTTCGCGGCCGTGGGCCAGCCCGAGCGGATCGATTTCATCGACACGCCGGAGGACGTGCGCCGGCACTACCAGTACTTCACCGAAGCGCGGATGGATCGGCTGCTGGCTCACGGGTACGCGCGGCCGTTCACCACGCTCGAGGACGGCGTCGCATCGTACGTGCGCAGCCTCAGGACCCACGCGGCCGCCTCGGCGGCCGCCGCGGGCCATCGCGATCGGGAGTGA
- the proC gene encoding pyrroline-5-carboxylate reductase, with the protein MSDNSLVGRGRTIGVLGAGVMGQTLLKGLFDAGLITPSQAWASCKTEESCEQVHGALGVRAVRDYHDALADTALLLLCVKPSQAPAVLATVRDAPLPPDALCISILAGVTTAQLESLHGRANPWVRAMPNTPCVVGAGMTVVAAGRHATAAHLAIAERVFTAVGRCEVVEEQYCNAITALSGSGPAYMYLVLEALADAGVRVGLRRDLALTLVAQTMLGSAKMALETGRHPASLRDDVTTPAGCTIAGLLMLEDGKIRSVLARAVEEATRIVERLGRPAGQASHAEDARR; encoded by the coding sequence GTGAGCGACAATTCTCTCGTCGGCCGCGGCAGGACCATCGGGGTGCTCGGCGCCGGCGTCATGGGGCAGACGCTGCTGAAAGGGCTCTTCGACGCCGGGCTCATCACGCCCAGCCAGGCGTGGGCATCGTGCAAGACCGAGGAGAGCTGCGAGCAGGTGCACGGCGCGCTGGGGGTCCGCGCGGTTCGCGACTACCACGACGCGCTCGCAGACACCGCGTTGCTGCTCCTGTGCGTGAAGCCGTCGCAGGCGCCAGCCGTGCTGGCGACGGTGCGCGACGCGCCGCTGCCGCCCGACGCGCTCTGCATCTCCATCCTCGCCGGCGTGACGACCGCCCAGCTCGAGTCGCTGCACGGCCGCGCCAACCCCTGGGTGCGCGCGATGCCCAACACGCCCTGCGTCGTCGGGGCGGGCATGACCGTCGTGGCCGCCGGCCGGCACGCGACGGCCGCGCACCTGGCGATCGCTGAACGCGTGTTCACCGCGGTCGGCCGCTGCGAGGTGGTCGAAGAGCAGTACTGCAACGCCATCACCGCGCTCAGCGGCAGCGGCCCGGCCTACATGTACCTCGTGCTCGAGGCGCTGGCCGATGCCGGCGTGCGCGTCGGCTTGCGGCGCGATCTCGCGCTCACGCTCGTCGCGCAGACGATGCTCGGCTCCGCGAAGATGGCGCTCGAGACCGGCCGCCATCCGGCGTCGCTGCGCGACGACGTGACGACGCCGGCAGGCTGCACGATCGCCGGGCTGCTGATGCTCGAGGACGGCAAGATCCGATCGGTCCTCGCCCGTGCCGTCGAAGAGGCCACGCGCATCGTCGAACGGCTCGGCAGGCCTGCGGGGCAGGCGAGCCACGCGGAGGACGCCCGGCGATGA
- the rocD gene encoding ornithine--oxo-acid transaminase, whose amino-acid sequence MTTASNTRADDLIGIEDRWGAHNYHPLPIVVERAQGVWVYDVNGRKYLDCLSAYSALNQGHVHPAILRAFTEQAARVTLTSRAFRNDQLPALCRELAERCGLDVVLPMNSGAEAVETAIKAARRWGYERKGIPDGAAEIIVCANNFHGRTTTIVGFSSDEGYRRHFGPFAPGFVTVPFGDADALKAAITLRTCALLVEPIQCEAGINVPPDGYLAEAASACAVANVLLMADEIQTGLGRTGRWFACEHEGVRPDVYILGKALSGGFYPVSAVVGRRDVMEVFTPGSHGSTYGGSPLGAAVARAALQVIADEQLVERAARLGPVLLDALRALRSPVVREVRGRGLLVGIELTEPARPYCERLLERGVLCKETHERVIRIAPPLVIGESELEWMIEQVRAAFG is encoded by the coding sequence ATGACGACCGCGTCGAACACCAGGGCCGACGACCTGATCGGCATCGAGGACCGTTGGGGCGCCCACAACTACCATCCGCTGCCGATCGTCGTCGAACGCGCCCAGGGCGTGTGGGTGTACGACGTGAATGGGCGGAAGTACCTCGACTGCCTCAGCGCGTACTCGGCGCTGAACCAGGGGCACGTGCACCCGGCGATCCTCCGGGCGTTCACCGAGCAGGCCGCGCGCGTGACGCTCACGTCGCGCGCGTTTCGCAACGATCAGTTGCCCGCGCTCTGCCGCGAGCTGGCGGAGCGCTGCGGCCTGGACGTCGTGCTGCCGATGAACTCCGGCGCCGAAGCCGTCGAGACCGCGATCAAGGCGGCCCGGCGATGGGGCTACGAGCGGAAGGGGATTCCGGACGGTGCGGCCGAGATCATCGTCTGCGCCAACAACTTCCACGGCCGGACGACGACGATCGTCGGGTTCTCGTCCGATGAGGGCTACCGGCGGCACTTCGGGCCGTTCGCTCCGGGGTTCGTCACGGTCCCGTTCGGCGACGCCGATGCGCTGAAAGCCGCGATCACGCTGCGCACGTGCGCGTTGCTCGTCGAGCCGATCCAGTGCGAGGCGGGCATCAACGTGCCGCCCGACGGCTATCTCGCCGAGGCCGCCTCGGCCTGCGCCGTGGCGAACGTGCTGCTCATGGCCGACGAGATCCAGACGGGACTCGGCCGGACGGGACGCTGGTTCGCGTGCGAGCACGAGGGCGTGCGGCCCGACGTCTACATCCTCGGCAAGGCGTTGTCCGGCGGCTTCTACCCGGTGTCGGCTGTCGTCGGCCGGCGCGACGTGATGGAGGTGTTCACGCCGGGCAGCCACGGCAGCACGTACGGCGGCAGCCCGCTGGGCGCCGCGGTGGCGCGCGCGGCGCTCCAGGTCATCGCCGACGAACAGCTCGTCGAACGCGCCGCCCGGTTGGGCCCCGTGCTGCTGGACGCGCTGCGGGCGCTGCGCTCGCCCGTCGTACGCGAGGTGCGCGGCCGAGGGCTGCTCGTCGGCATCGAGCTCACCGAGCCGGCGCGGCCCTATTGCGAGCGGCTGCTCGAGCGCGGCGTGTTGTGCAAGGAAACGCACGAGCGCGTGATCCGCATCGCTCCGCCGCTCGTCATCGGCGAATCCGAGCTGGAGTGGATGATCGAGCAGGTCCGCGCGGCGTTCGGCTGA
- a CDS encoding ABC transporter ATP-binding protein produces MSVLSAENVVRTYAAGESRVTAVAGVSLALERGEFVALVGPSGCGKSTLLHLCGAMDRPTSGRVRLDDVALDTLSDDELTRVRRTRVGFVFQFFNLLPTLTVSENIALPRLLAGARPDDADRDARALVDRVGLQARAGHYPRQLSGGELQRAALARALIHRPALIIADEPTGNLDSENGRIVLDLLTALNRETGVTMLLATHAPEIAAAAHRVIRMRDGRIEADTPAHAAV; encoded by the coding sequence GTGTCCGTGCTGTCCGCCGAGAACGTCGTGCGCACCTACGCGGCGGGTGAGTCGCGGGTGACGGCCGTGGCAGGCGTGAGCCTCGCGCTCGAGCGCGGGGAATTCGTCGCGCTCGTCGGCCCGTCCGGCTGCGGCAAGTCCACGCTCCTGCACCTCTGCGGCGCGATGGACCGGCCGACGTCGGGCCGCGTGCGGCTCGACGACGTGGCGCTCGATACGCTGTCGGACGATGAGCTGACGCGCGTGCGGCGCACGCGCGTCGGCTTCGTGTTCCAGTTCTTCAATTTGCTGCCCACGCTCACCGTGAGCGAGAACATCGCGCTGCCGAGGCTGCTCGCCGGCGCCAGGCCGGACGATGCGGATCGGGACGCGCGCGCGCTCGTCGATCGCGTCGGCCTGCAGGCGCGCGCCGGGCACTATCCGCGGCAGCTCTCGGGCGGCGAACTGCAGCGCGCGGCGCTCGCGCGTGCCCTGATCCATCGGCCGGCGCTGATCATCGCCGACGAACCGACCGGCAATCTCGATTCGGAGAACGGGCGGATCGTGCTCGATCTGCTGACGGCGCTCAACCGCGAGACCGGGGTCACGATGCTGCTCGCCACGCACGCGCCCGAGATCGCCGCGGCGGCGCACCGGGTGATCCGGATGCGCGACGGCCGGATCGAAGCCGACACGCCGGCGCATGCGGCTGTTTAG
- a CDS encoding ABC transporter permease: MRLFRWFILRRLVHERLRSATAVLGIALGIGVVVAIQLTNASSLRGFQAALDTVSGRASLEIVGTGVGLDETRLAEIAWLREFGDVAPLVEGELVIRQEGRAAETLRVLGVDALRDRAFRDYALVDAGVEPGDRLLDRLLDPHAAILTARFAASRGLSIGSTVTVLAGDRQVPLVVRGLLEDEGPARALDGRFVLMDIAAAQLALDEIGRLDRVEVRLADGIGVDAAEQAIAARLPAGMLVERPAQRGREVEQMLAAFHLNLTALSYVALVVGLFLVYNTISVAVLSRRDEIGILRALGVGRWTVRALFLAEAAALAAAGTAAGIAIGRLLADATVALTATTVSTLYVATAAAPPALDARILLLAVLTGVPLSLVAAAVPANEAARVPPIAAIRGEEVGGTSARMSIRGVAPGLALIGAGGWLATLGPVNGLPLFGYASALAIIFGASLLVPSLLHVAAGALERPIRRRLGVEAWLALTNVAASVRRLSISVAALAVSLSMMVAIAVMIGSFRETVVYWVEQTLRADLFVSPGSTGRPGVDATLSSDVVERIVSSPGVAAADRYRITDVPYDGVRVRVGGGDFGVLLAHGSLQFKAPPDARVAMRGAMGRDAVVASEPFTLKHGKQVGDEVLVPTRAGPRPFRIAAVYYDYSNDRGVLMMDRAVFERHFGDVGVSGVTVYLEAGVDPERARERLLAAAGDRRIFVNTNQALRAEVLRIFDSTFTITYALEIIAIVVAMLGVSGTLVTLILEREREVTILRLVGTDRRQIRRIVLGEAVLIGLVSQAIGIVVGLALSMVLIYVINVQSFGWTIQFHLPWAFLAQSSLLMVAATAVAGLYPASRAVRLTMRRDE; this comes from the coding sequence ATGCGGCTGTTTAGGTGGTTCATCCTCCGCCGGCTGGTTCACGAGCGGCTCCGCTCGGCGACCGCGGTCCTCGGCATCGCGCTCGGCATCGGCGTCGTGGTGGCGATTCAGTTGACGAACGCGAGCTCGCTGCGCGGCTTCCAGGCCGCGCTCGACACCGTCTCGGGCCGCGCGTCGCTCGAGATCGTCGGCACCGGCGTGGGCCTCGACGAGACGCGGCTCGCCGAGATCGCCTGGCTTCGCGAATTCGGCGACGTCGCGCCGCTCGTCGAGGGCGAGCTCGTGATCCGCCAGGAGGGGCGGGCCGCCGAGACGCTGCGCGTGCTCGGCGTCGACGCGCTGCGCGACCGCGCCTTCCGCGACTACGCGCTCGTGGATGCCGGCGTCGAGCCGGGCGATCGGCTGCTCGATCGATTGCTCGATCCGCACGCCGCCATCCTCACCGCGCGGTTCGCCGCATCGCGCGGGCTCTCGATCGGGTCGACCGTGACGGTCCTCGCGGGCGATCGCCAGGTGCCGCTCGTGGTGCGCGGCCTGCTCGAGGACGAAGGGCCCGCGCGCGCGCTCGATGGCCGCTTCGTGCTGATGGACATCGCAGCCGCCCAGCTCGCCCTCGACGAGATCGGCCGGCTCGATCGTGTGGAGGTCAGGCTCGCGGACGGCATCGGCGTCGACGCGGCCGAGCAGGCGATCGCCGCGCGGCTGCCGGCCGGCATGCTCGTCGAGCGGCCCGCGCAACGGGGGCGCGAGGTCGAGCAGATGCTCGCCGCGTTCCATCTCAACCTCACCGCGCTCTCGTACGTCGCGCTCGTCGTCGGCCTGTTCCTCGTCTACAACACCATCTCGGTGGCGGTGCTCTCGCGGCGCGACGAGATCGGCATCCTGCGCGCGCTGGGCGTCGGCCGGTGGACGGTGCGCGCGCTGTTCCTGGCGGAGGCGGCGGCGCTGGCGGCGGCCGGCACCGCCGCCGGCATCGCGATTGGGCGGCTGCTCGCCGACGCGACGGTTGCGCTCACGGCCACGACGGTTTCGACGCTGTACGTGGCGACGGCGGCAGCGCCGCCCGCGCTCGACGCGCGGATCCTCCTGCTGGCCGTGCTGACCGGGGTGCCGCTCTCGCTCGTGGCTGCGGCGGTGCCGGCCAACGAGGCCGCGCGCGTGCCGCCGATCGCCGCCATCAGAGGCGAGGAGGTCGGCGGCACCTCCGCGCGGATGTCGATCCGGGGCGTCGCGCCCGGCCTCGCGCTGATCGGCGCGGGCGGCTGGCTCGCGACGCTGGGACCGGTGAACGGCCTACCGCTGTTCGGGTACGCGTCGGCGCTCGCCATCATCTTCGGCGCGTCGCTGCTCGTGCCGTCGCTGCTGCACGTGGCCGCGGGCGCGTTGGAGCGGCCGATCCGGCGGCGGCTCGGCGTCGAGGCGTGGCTCGCGCTGACGAACGTGGCCGCGTCGGTGCGGCGGCTCTCGATCTCGGTGGCGGCGCTCGCCGTCAGCCTCTCGATGATGGTGGCGATCGCCGTGATGATCGGCAGCTTCCGGGAGACGGTCGTCTACTGGGTCGAGCAGACGCTGCGGGCCGACCTGTTCGTCAGCCCGGGTTCGACGGGCCGGCCCGGCGTCGACGCCACCCTGTCCTCGGACGTCGTCGAGCGCATCGTCTCCAGTCCCGGCGTCGCGGCGGCCGATCGCTACCGCATCACGGACGTCCCGTACGACGGCGTACGCGTGCGGGTGGGCGGGGGCGACTTCGGCGTGCTGCTGGCGCACGGCTCGCTGCAGTTCAAGGCGCCGCCGGACGCGCGCGTGGCCATGCGCGGCGCGATGGGGCGCGACGCGGTCGTCGCGTCGGAGCCGTTCACGCTCAAGCACGGCAAGCAGGTGGGCGACGAGGTGCTCGTGCCGACGCGCGCGGGGCCGCGGCCGTTCAGGATCGCCGCCGTGTACTACGACTACTCGAACGATCGCGGCGTGCTGATGATGGATCGCGCCGTGTTCGAGCGCCATTTCGGCGACGTCGGCGTGAGCGGCGTCACGGTCTACCTCGAGGCCGGCGTCGATCCGGAACGGGCGCGCGAGCGGCTGCTGGCCGCCGCCGGCGACCGCCGCATCTTCGTCAACACCAACCAGGCCCTGCGGGCCGAGGTGCTCCGCATCTTCGACAGCACGTTCACGATCACCTATGCGCTCGAGATCATCGCGATCGTCGTCGCGATGCTCGGCGTGTCGGGCACGCTCGTCACGCTGATCCTCGAGCGCGAGCGCGAGGTCACGATTCTCCGGCTCGTCGGCACCGACCGGCGGCAGATCCGGCGCATCGTCCTCGGGGAAGCGGTGCTGATCGGCCTCGTCAGCCAGGCCATCGGCATCGTCGTCGGGCTCGCGCTCTCGATGGTGTTGATCTACGTGATCAACGTGCAGAGCTTCGGCTGGACCATCCAGTTCCATCTTCCGTGGGCGTTCCTGGCGCAGTCGTCGCTGCTCATGGTCGCCGCGACCGCCGTGGCCGGCCTGTATCCCGCGAGCCGGGCGGTGCGGCTGACGATGAGGCGGGACGAGTAG
- a CDS encoding DUF5615 family PIN-like protein has protein sequence MLRRLHADGFAAEHIITLGLRGASDTRVRERLQDEQILFLTQDDDFLIGPAVSAIVVVSRIKQSRRSSDRIDIWRSAVGGLTNTARPERLFELMDDETLAPWRDSK, from the coding sequence CTGCTCCGGCGCCTGCACGCTGACGGATTCGCTGCTGAGCACATCATCACGCTTGGTTTGCGCGGCGCTTCTGACACGCGGGTTCGCGAACGCCTCCAGGACGAGCAGATCCTCTTCTTGACGCAGGACGATGACTTCCTGATCGGTCCTGCAGTCTCGGCAATCGTCGTGGTCTCGCGTATCAAGCAGTCCCGTCGCTCGAGCGACCGCATCGATATCTGGCGATCAGCTGTTGGCGGCCTGACCAACACGGCCCGACCGGAACGCCTATTCGAGCTGATGGACGACGAAACGTTGGCGCCCTGGCGCGACAGCAAATAG
- a CDS encoding DUF433 domain-containing protein, translated as MVESTVQDMEVFPGISMDPDVRFGKPCLTGTRIDVATTVGAVAADETVETVAEEYALSVEQVRSALSYAAHVAAHLPPAVRQAS; from the coding sequence ATGGTAGAGTCAACGGTGCAGGACATGGAGGTATTCCCGGGCATTTCGATGGATCCCGACGTTCGGTTCGGGAAGCCCTGTCTCACCGGCACGCGGATCGATGTCGCCACGACCGTCGGCGCCGTCGCCGCGGATGAGACGGTCGAAACGGTGGCCGAGGAGTACGCGCTGTCCGTCGAACAAGTGCGGTCGGCTCTCAGCTACGCCGCCCACGTCGCGGCACACCTGCCGCCGGCGGTTCGACAGGCGTCGTGA